In Apium graveolens cultivar Ventura chromosome 10, ASM990537v1, whole genome shotgun sequence, the following are encoded in one genomic region:
- the LOC141691041 gene encoding uncharacterized protein LOC141691041: MHRPESSGRMLKWTVELGQFEVDYKPRTAIKGQALADFVLEFPPHQEVEPGALVVIPSTEEVGLERQNSAPWWSLFVDGASNGDGAGAGIELISPEAHKIRRATHLAFHATNNDAEYEALINGLKLALEMKVENLSVFSDSMIVVYQINGGYQAKGPRTELYLKCAQRIIARFNEVRLELIPRGQNEGADELAKLGSRRESTLLGTVPLDIQRQPSVPEHEVGSLSNELGPTWMTSILAYIREGSLPDEKNEARRIKYKAARYVIYDGILYRRGFSVPLLKCIDGDECNYILREVHEGICGNHSGEAEPPATITAKKVREFVYRAILEEKKGAWPEELAQVLWSYNTTPRTTTGETHFSLVYGCEAMVPVEVGAGSFRRDNYDSEANKVNHRLYLDMIEETREEAQIRIAAYQQRTARHYNSKVRARTFKVGDLVLRRVMPNTKVVSHGVFGASWED, translated from the exons ATGCATAGACCAGAATCTTCTGGTCGAATGTTGAAGTGGACGGTTGAGCTCGGCCAATtcgaggtggattataagccaagGACTGCGATCAAAGGCCAAGCCCTGGCCGATTTTGTGCTAGAATTTCCCCCACATCAAGAAGTGGAGCCGGGAGCCCTTGTTGTTATACCTAGCACAGAAGAAGTTGGACTGGAGAGACAAAATAGTGCCCCATGGTGGAGCCTATTTGTGGATGGTGCCTCTAACGGTGATGGAGCAGGAGCTGGAATCGAGCTAATCAGCCCAGAGGCGCACAAGATCAGACGTGCGACCCATCTGGCCTTTCAtgcaaccaacaatgatgctgagtatgaggccCTGATCAACGGTCTCAAGCTAGCTCTGGAAATGAAGGTCGAGAATTTGAGTGTGTTTAGTGACTCCATGATTGTGGTCTATCAGATAAACGGGGGGTATCAAGCTAAGGGGCCGAGAACAGAGCTTTACCTGAAGTGCGCACAGAGGATAATCGCAAGATTCAACGAGGTGAGGCTGGAACTAATCCCGCGTGGGCAGAATGAAGGCGCGGACGAGCTAGCTAAGCTCGGCTCACGCCGCGAGAGCACTTTGCTAGGGACCGTGCCCCTTGATATACAGAGGCAACCTAGTGTGCCCGAGCACGAGGTGGGCAGCCTCAGTAATGAGCTCGGCCCCACGTGGATGACATCTATTCTAGCATACATAAGAGAAGGTTCACTTCCGGATGAAAAGAACGAGGCAAGGAGGATAAAATACAAAGCAGCCCGCTATGTGATATACGACGGGATTCTATATAGAAGAGGGTTCAGTGTTCCTCTCCTCAAATGCATAGATGGGGATGAATGCAACTACATCCTAAGGGAAGTACACGAGGgcatttgtggcaatcactcggggg aggcCGAGCCCCCAGCCACTATCACAGCGAAAAAGGTCAGGGAGTTTGTATACAGGGCTATT cttgaagagaagaaaggagcATGGCCAGAAGAGCTCGCCCAGGTCCTATGGTCTTACAACACTACACCCCGAACCACAACTGGAGAGACCCATTTTTCTCTGGTGTATGGGTGTGAAGCTATGGTGCCCGTTGAAGTGGGAGCAGGATCTTTTCGAAGGGACAACTATGACTCAGAAGCAAACAAGGTCAATCATCGGCTCTATTTGGATATGATCGAAGAAACTCGAGAAGAGGCTCAGATCAGGATAGCGGCATATCAGCAGAGGACAGCTAGGCATTACAACAGTAAGGTTCGAGCCCGAACTTtcaaggtgggagatttggttcTGCGCCGGGTCATGCCAAATACCAAGGTGGTGAGTCACGGAGTCTTTGGAGCGAGTTGGGAAG attaa